GCACAAATGCAAAATCCGCTTTTGTCTTCGGTGCCAACCTGCCATACTGACTGAATCGATCATCGTTTTCGTTTAGCGGATTGTCACCGCTACTCCAATTTGCCGAAAATGGAGGATTAGCGACAACTGCTTCAAATTGCATGTCACCATGCTGAGGATTTTCCAGAGTATCTTCCTGACGGATATCAAAATGGGAGTAATGAACATCGTGAAGAATCATATTCATTCTCGCAAGATTGTAGGTCGTGCGATTCAATTCCTGCGCATAAAATAAGCTCACGTTAACTTCTCTGGCAACTCGCAGCAATAAAGAACCGGACCCGCAAGTGGGGTCATACACATCCTTGAGTCTTTGCTTATCCAACGCAACAATTTTTGCCATCACCTTCGACACTTGCTGAGGCGTGTAAAATTCACCCGCCTTTTTTCCAGCTCCAGATGCAAACTGCGCGATCAGGTATTCATAAGCATCACCTAATACATCAGATTCGGTTTCTTCCAATCCAAAATCGATTTTGTCCAAATGCAATAGAACCTTGGCAATCAGTGTATTTCGTGCGTTGGGGCTTCGGCCTAATTTCGTACTGTTAAGATCGAGATCTTCAAATAACTTGTTGAAATCATCTTCACTCTCAGTCCCCATTGTGCTCTGTTCAATGTTGTTGAGAATTGTCGTCAAGTCATCCAGGATGAAGTTGCTTTCTTCTTCAAGATTGGCGTTGCCCTTCTCGGCGATAACAGAAAACAACTCTTCGGGGGGAAGAAAATATCCGAGCTGTTCTAATGATTCATCGCGAATCGCTTCGATGAGTGCGTCGTCCGTAACTTCGGTAAATTCCTTTACTTCCTCAGTTTCAAGAAGTTTATTTGCAAAAAGATGTTGTTTTTCAGACAGGTACTTGAAAAA
The sequence above is a segment of the Acidiferrobacterales bacterium genome. Coding sequences within it:
- a CDS encoding type I restriction-modification system subunit M; protein product: MTSEQQQILEKQLWKIANELRGNMNADEFRDYILGFVFFKYLSEKQHLFANKLLETEEVKEFTEVTDDALIEAIRDESLEQLGYFLPPEELFSVIAEKGNANLEEESNFILDDLTTILNNIEQSTMGTESEDDFNKLFEDLDLNSTKLGRSPNARNTLIAKVLLHLDKIDFGLEETESDVLGDAYEYLIAQFASGAGKKAGEFYTPQQVSKVMAKIVALDKQRLKDVYDPTCGSGSLLLRVAREVNVSLFYAQELNRTTYNLARMNMILHDVHYSHFDIRQEDTLENPQHGDMQFEAVVANPPFSANWSSGDNPLNENDDRFSQYGRLAPKTKADFAFVQHMIYHMAENATMTVVLPHGVLFRGAAEETIRKYIIQDQNYLDAVIGLPPALFYGTGIPACILVFKKCRVNDNEILFIDASQDFQKEGKQNKLLDEHVERIVETYQKWETIEKYSYVASLEEIAENDYNLNIPRYVDTFEEEEPVDLSAVAKEIHSLESEMKQNDAVILRFCRELDIATPFSVE